A genome region from Meriones unguiculatus strain TT.TT164.6M chromosome 2, Bangor_MerUng_6.1, whole genome shotgun sequence includes the following:
- the Insrr gene encoding insulin receptor-related protein isoform X2: MAVAALWPWGVHLLMSLLSLGSGLDTLEVCPSLDIRSEVTELRRLENCSVVEGHLQILLMFAATGEDFRGLSFPSLTQVTDYLLLFRVYGLESLRDLFPNLAVIRGARLFLGYGLIIFEMPHLRDIGLPSLGAVLRGAVRVEKNQELCHLSTIDWGLLQPAPGANHIVGNKGEECADVCPGVLGAAGEPCARTTFSGHTDHRCWTSSHCQRVCPCPRGLACTADGECCHSECLGGCSQPEDPRACVACRHLSFQGVCLQACPPGTYQYESWRCVTAELCAHLREVPGHAAAFGIYQGSCLAQCPPGFTRNGSSIFCHKCEGLCPKECKVGTKTIDSVQATQDLVGCTHVEGSLILNLRQGYNLEPELQRNLGLVETITGFLKIKHSFALVSLGFFKNLKLIRGDSMVDGNYTLYVLDNQNLQQLGSWVAVGLTIPVGKMYFAFNPRLCLEHIYRLEEVTGTRGRQSKAEINPRTNGDRAACQTRTLRFVFNLTEEDRILLRWERYEPLEARDLLSFIVYYKESPFQNATEHVGPDACGTQSWNLLDVELPLSRTQEPGVTLAPLKPWTQYAVFVRAITLTTAEDSPHQGAQSPIVYLRTLPAAPTVPQHVISTSNSSSHLLVRWKPPARRNGNVTYYLVLWQRLAEDSDLYINDYCHRGLRLPTSSHDTSFDREDPALEAEPEQGCCPCQHSPPGQALPTMEAQDTTFQKKFENFLHHAITIPKAPWKVTSINKSPQRDRREAGLLRLGNNSDFEIQEDKVPRERAVLSGLRHFTEYRIDIHACNHAAHTVGCSAATFVFARTMPHREADGIPGKVTWKAAGKSSVILHWLEPPDPNGLILKYEIKYRRLGEEATVLCVSRLRYAKVGGVHLALLPPGNYSARVRATSLAGNGSWTEGVAFYINGAEEEDAGGLRILLTVTPVGFMLIIMLAALGFFYSKKRNGTMYTSVNPEYFSASHMYSPDEWEVPREQITIIRELGQGSFGMVYEGLARGLEAGEESTPVALKTVNELASARERIEFLKEASVMKAFKCHHVVRLLGVVSQGQPTLVIMELMTRGDLKSHLRSLRPEAENNPGLPQPALCDMIQMAGEIADGMAYLAAKKFVHRDLAARNCMVSQDFTVKIGDFGMTRDVYETDYYRKGGKGLLPVRWMAPESLKDGIFTTHSDVWSFGVVLWEIATLAEQPYQGLSNEQVLKFVMDGGVLEELEDCPLQLS; this comes from the exons ATGGCAGTGGCTGCCCTGTGGCCCTGGGGAGTACACCTGCTTATGAGCCTGCTGTCCTTGGGATCTGGCCTGGACACACTAGAGG TGTGTCCCAGCCTGGATATCCGCTCCGAGGTTACAGAGCTTCGTCGCCTGGAGAACTGCAGTGTGGTGGAGGGCCACCTGCAGATCCTTCTCATGTTTGCTGCCACCGGAGAGGACTTCCGGGGCCTCAGCTTCCCGAGCCTCACCCAGGTGACCGACTACCTGCTGCTGTTCCGAGTCTACGGTCTGGAGAGCCTTCGAGACCTCTTTCCCAACCTGGCCGTGATCCGAGGTGCACGCCTCTTCCTGGGCTATGGGCTCATCATCTTTGAGATGCCCCACCTAAGGGACATTGGGCTGCCGTCGCTGGGGGCCGTGCTTCGTGGGGCTGTGCGTGTTGAGAAAAACCAGgaactgtgccatctctccaccaTTGACTGGGGCCTGCTGCAGCCTGCACCTGGTGCCAACCACATTGTAGGGAACAAGGGCGAGGAGTGTGCTGATGTATGCCCTGGTGTGCTGGGTGCTGCTGGTGAGCCCTGTGCAAGAACCACCTTCAGTGGGCACACTGACCACAGGTGCTGGACATCCAGCCACTGTCAGAGAG TGTGTCCCTGCCCCCGTGGTCTGGCCTGCACAGCAGATGGTGAGTGCTGCCACAGTGAATGTCTGGGCGGCTGCAGCCAGCCTGAAGACCCTCGGGCCTGTGTAGCTTGCCGCCACCTCTCCTTCCAAGGAGTCTGCCTGCAGGCCTGCCCCCCAGGCACCTACCAGTATGAGTCCTGGCGCTGTGTCACTGCTGAGCTCTGTGCCCATCTACGCGAGGTGCCTGGCCACGCAGCTGCCTTTGGCATCTACCAGGGCAGCTGCCTGGCTCAGTGCCCTCCAGGCTTCACCCGTAATGGCAGCAG CATTTTCTGCCACAAGTGTGAGGGGCTGTGCCCCAAAGAGTGCAAGGTCGGCACAAAGACCATCGACTCTGTCCAAGCCACACAGGACCTGGTGGGCTGCACCCACGTGGAGGGGAGCCTCATCCTCAACCTTCGCCAAGGCT ACAACCTGGAGCCAGAGCTTCAACGCAACCTGGGGCTCGTGGAGACCATCACCGGCTTCCTCAAAATCAAGCACTCTTTTGCACTCGTGTCCCTGGGCTTTTTCAAGAACCTGAAACTAATCCGGGGAGATTCCATGGTGGACGG GAACTACACTCTGTATGTGTTGGACAACCAGAACCTGCAACAGTTGGGGTCCTGGGTGGCTGTGGGACTCACCATTCCGGTGGGCAAAATGTACTTCGCCTTCAACCCGCGCCTCTGCTTGGAGCACATCTACCGACTGGAGGAGGTTACAGGGACCAGAGGTCGGCAGAGCAAGGCTGAGATCAACCCTCGCACCAACGGAGATCGAGCTGCCT GTCAGACTCGCACCCTGCGCTTTGTGTTCAACCTCACTGAAGAGGACCGCATCCTGCTGCGATGGGAGCGTTACGAGCCTCTGGAGGCCCGGGACTTGCTCAGCTTCATCGTCTACTACAAGGAGTC TCCATTCCAGAATGCCACAGAACACGTGGGTCCAGATGCCTGTGGAACCCAGAGTTGGAACCTGTTGGATGTGGAACTGCCTCTCAGCCGCACCCAGGAGCCGGGGGTGACCCTAGCCCCCCTTAAGCCCTGGACACAGTACGCCGTGTTTGTGCGGGCCATCACACTGACCACCGCTGAGGACAGCCCCCATCAGGGAGCCCAGAGCCCCATTGTCTACCTTCGAACATTGCCTGCAG cacccacggtGCCCCAACACGTCATCTCCACCTCCAACTCCTCCTCACACCTTCTGGTGCGCTGGAAGCCGCCGGCCCGGCGCAATGGAAATGTCACCTACTACCTGGTGCTGTGGCAGCGGCTAGCAGAGGACAGCGACCTCTACATTAATGACTACTGCCATCGCG GTTTGCGGCTGCCCACCAGCAGCCACGACACAAGCTTCGACCGTGAAGACCCAGCACTGGAGGCTGAGCCGGAGCAAGGCTGCTGTCCTTGCCAACACTCACCTCCTGGGCAGGCCTTGCCGACAATGGAGGCACAGGACACCACGTTCCAGAAAAAGTTTGAAAACTTCCTACACCACGCCATCACTATCCCCAA GGCCCCCTGGAAAGTGACATCCATCAACAAGAGCCCCCAAAG GGACCGCAGGGAAGCTGGCCTTCTCAGATTGGGGAACAACTCGGATTTTGAGATTCAAGAGGACAAGGTTCCCCGGGAGCGAGCAGTGCTGAGCGGCTTGCGTCACTTCACAGAATACAGGATTGACATCCATGCCTGCAACCACGCGGCACACACCGTGGGCTGTAGTGCTGCCACCTTCGTCTTTGCACGCACCATGCCACATA GAGAGGCTGATGGCATCCCAGGGAAGGTTACCTGGAAGGCAGCTGGCAAGAGCAGTGTCATCTTGCATTGGCTTGAGCCACCTGACCCCAATGGGCTCATCCTCAAGTATGAAATCAAGTACCGCCGGCTGGGAGAG GAGGCCACCGTGCTTTGTGTGTCCCGACTTCGCTACGCCAAAGTTGGCGGGGTCCACCTGGCCCTGCTGCCCCCTGGCAACTACTCTGCTAGAGTGCGAGCCACCTCCCTGGCCGGCAATGGCTCCTGGACAGAAGGTGTGGCCTTCTACATCAACGGCGCAG aggaagaggatgctggGGGACTGCGCATCCTCCTCACCGTCACCCCTGTGGGGTTCATGCTGATCATCATGCTTGCTGCCCTTGGGTTCTTCTACAGCAAGAAGAG AAACGGCACGATGTACACGTCTGTGAACCCTGAGTACTTCAGTGCTTCCCACA TGTACAGCCCTGACGAGTGGGAGGTTCCCCGGGAGCAGATAACCATCATCCGAGAACTGGGCCAAGGCTCTTTTGGGATGGTCTATGAGGGACTGGCACGAGGactggaggctggagaggagtCTACACCTGTAGCCCTGAAGACAGTGAATGAGCTGGCCAGTGCTCGGGAGCGCATTGAATTCCTCAAGGAGGCATCTGTCATGAAAGCATTCAAGTGTCACCATGTG GTTCGTCTCCTGGGTGTGGTGTCTCAGGGCCAGCCAACTCTGGTCATCATGGAGTTAATGACCCGTGGGGACCTCAAGAGCCATCTCCGATCTCTGAGACCTGAGGCAGAG AACAACCCTGGCCTCCCACAGCCAGCACTCTGTGACATGATACAGATGGCTGGTGAGATTGCAGATGGCATGGCCTACCTTGCTGCCAAGAAGTTTGTGCACCGGGACCTGGCAGCGCGCAACTGCATGGTGTCCCAGGACTTTACCGTCAAAATTGGTG ACTTCGGGATGACGCGGGATGTGTACGAGACCGACTATTACCGCAAGGGCGGAAAGGGACTGCTGCCCGTGCGCTGGATGGCCCCTGAGTCCCTAAAAGATGGAATCTTCACTACTCACTCAGATGTCTG
- the Insrr gene encoding insulin receptor-related protein isoform X1, with the protein MAVAALWPWGVHLLMSLLSLGSGLDTLEVCPSLDIRSEVTELRRLENCSVVEGHLQILLMFAATGEDFRGLSFPSLTQVTDYLLLFRVYGLESLRDLFPNLAVIRGARLFLGYGLIIFEMPHLRDIGLPSLGAVLRGAVRVEKNQELCHLSTIDWGLLQPAPGANHIVGNKGEECADVCPGVLGAAGEPCARTTFSGHTDHRCWTSSHCQRVCPCPRGLACTADGECCHSECLGGCSQPEDPRACVACRHLSFQGVCLQACPPGTYQYESWRCVTAELCAHLREVPGHAAAFGIYQGSCLAQCPPGFTRNGSSIFCHKCEGLCPKECKVGTKTIDSVQATQDLVGCTHVEGSLILNLRQGYNLEPELQRNLGLVETITGFLKIKHSFALVSLGFFKNLKLIRGDSMVDGNYTLYVLDNQNLQQLGSWVAVGLTIPVGKMYFAFNPRLCLEHIYRLEEVTGTRGRQSKAEINPRTNGDRAACQTRTLRFVFNLTEEDRILLRWERYEPLEARDLLSFIVYYKESPFQNATEHVGPDACGTQSWNLLDVELPLSRTQEPGVTLAPLKPWTQYAVFVRAITLTTAEDSPHQGAQSPIVYLRTLPAAPTVPQHVISTSNSSSHLLVRWKPPARRNGNVTYYLVLWQRLAEDSDLYINDYCHRGLRLPTSSHDTSFDREDPALEAEPEQGCCPCQHSPPGQALPTMEAQDTTFQKKFENFLHHAITIPKAPWKVTSINKSPQRDRREAGLLRLGNNSDFEIQEDKVPRERAVLSGLRHFTEYRIDIHACNHAAHTVGCSAATFVFARTMPHREADGIPGKVTWKAAGKSSVILHWLEPPDPNGLILKYEIKYRRLGEEATVLCVSRLRYAKVGGVHLALLPPGNYSARVRATSLAGNGSWTEGVAFYINGAEEEDAGGLRILLTVTPVGFMLIIMLAALGFFYSKKRNGTMYTSVNPEYFSASHMYSPDEWEVPREQITIIRELGQGSFGMVYEGLARGLEAGEESTPVALKTVNELASARERIEFLKEASVMKAFKCHHVVRLLGVVSQGQPTLVIMELMTRGDLKSHLRSLRPEAENNPGLPQPALCDMIQMAGEIADGMAYLAAKKFVHRDLAARNCMVSQDFTVKIGDFGMTRDVYETDYYRKGGKGLLPVRWMAPESLKDGIFTTHSDVWSFGVVLWEIATLAEQPYQGLSNEQVLKFVMDGGVLEELEDCPLQLQELMRCCWQHSPRLRPTFIHILDRIQEELRPSFRLCSFYFSPECQRGQASLLPAEAEPDSPPTSKGASDCRPLNGDPGH; encoded by the exons ATGGCAGTGGCTGCCCTGTGGCCCTGGGGAGTACACCTGCTTATGAGCCTGCTGTCCTTGGGATCTGGCCTGGACACACTAGAGG TGTGTCCCAGCCTGGATATCCGCTCCGAGGTTACAGAGCTTCGTCGCCTGGAGAACTGCAGTGTGGTGGAGGGCCACCTGCAGATCCTTCTCATGTTTGCTGCCACCGGAGAGGACTTCCGGGGCCTCAGCTTCCCGAGCCTCACCCAGGTGACCGACTACCTGCTGCTGTTCCGAGTCTACGGTCTGGAGAGCCTTCGAGACCTCTTTCCCAACCTGGCCGTGATCCGAGGTGCACGCCTCTTCCTGGGCTATGGGCTCATCATCTTTGAGATGCCCCACCTAAGGGACATTGGGCTGCCGTCGCTGGGGGCCGTGCTTCGTGGGGCTGTGCGTGTTGAGAAAAACCAGgaactgtgccatctctccaccaTTGACTGGGGCCTGCTGCAGCCTGCACCTGGTGCCAACCACATTGTAGGGAACAAGGGCGAGGAGTGTGCTGATGTATGCCCTGGTGTGCTGGGTGCTGCTGGTGAGCCCTGTGCAAGAACCACCTTCAGTGGGCACACTGACCACAGGTGCTGGACATCCAGCCACTGTCAGAGAG TGTGTCCCTGCCCCCGTGGTCTGGCCTGCACAGCAGATGGTGAGTGCTGCCACAGTGAATGTCTGGGCGGCTGCAGCCAGCCTGAAGACCCTCGGGCCTGTGTAGCTTGCCGCCACCTCTCCTTCCAAGGAGTCTGCCTGCAGGCCTGCCCCCCAGGCACCTACCAGTATGAGTCCTGGCGCTGTGTCACTGCTGAGCTCTGTGCCCATCTACGCGAGGTGCCTGGCCACGCAGCTGCCTTTGGCATCTACCAGGGCAGCTGCCTGGCTCAGTGCCCTCCAGGCTTCACCCGTAATGGCAGCAG CATTTTCTGCCACAAGTGTGAGGGGCTGTGCCCCAAAGAGTGCAAGGTCGGCACAAAGACCATCGACTCTGTCCAAGCCACACAGGACCTGGTGGGCTGCACCCACGTGGAGGGGAGCCTCATCCTCAACCTTCGCCAAGGCT ACAACCTGGAGCCAGAGCTTCAACGCAACCTGGGGCTCGTGGAGACCATCACCGGCTTCCTCAAAATCAAGCACTCTTTTGCACTCGTGTCCCTGGGCTTTTTCAAGAACCTGAAACTAATCCGGGGAGATTCCATGGTGGACGG GAACTACACTCTGTATGTGTTGGACAACCAGAACCTGCAACAGTTGGGGTCCTGGGTGGCTGTGGGACTCACCATTCCGGTGGGCAAAATGTACTTCGCCTTCAACCCGCGCCTCTGCTTGGAGCACATCTACCGACTGGAGGAGGTTACAGGGACCAGAGGTCGGCAGAGCAAGGCTGAGATCAACCCTCGCACCAACGGAGATCGAGCTGCCT GTCAGACTCGCACCCTGCGCTTTGTGTTCAACCTCACTGAAGAGGACCGCATCCTGCTGCGATGGGAGCGTTACGAGCCTCTGGAGGCCCGGGACTTGCTCAGCTTCATCGTCTACTACAAGGAGTC TCCATTCCAGAATGCCACAGAACACGTGGGTCCAGATGCCTGTGGAACCCAGAGTTGGAACCTGTTGGATGTGGAACTGCCTCTCAGCCGCACCCAGGAGCCGGGGGTGACCCTAGCCCCCCTTAAGCCCTGGACACAGTACGCCGTGTTTGTGCGGGCCATCACACTGACCACCGCTGAGGACAGCCCCCATCAGGGAGCCCAGAGCCCCATTGTCTACCTTCGAACATTGCCTGCAG cacccacggtGCCCCAACACGTCATCTCCACCTCCAACTCCTCCTCACACCTTCTGGTGCGCTGGAAGCCGCCGGCCCGGCGCAATGGAAATGTCACCTACTACCTGGTGCTGTGGCAGCGGCTAGCAGAGGACAGCGACCTCTACATTAATGACTACTGCCATCGCG GTTTGCGGCTGCCCACCAGCAGCCACGACACAAGCTTCGACCGTGAAGACCCAGCACTGGAGGCTGAGCCGGAGCAAGGCTGCTGTCCTTGCCAACACTCACCTCCTGGGCAGGCCTTGCCGACAATGGAGGCACAGGACACCACGTTCCAGAAAAAGTTTGAAAACTTCCTACACCACGCCATCACTATCCCCAA GGCCCCCTGGAAAGTGACATCCATCAACAAGAGCCCCCAAAG GGACCGCAGGGAAGCTGGCCTTCTCAGATTGGGGAACAACTCGGATTTTGAGATTCAAGAGGACAAGGTTCCCCGGGAGCGAGCAGTGCTGAGCGGCTTGCGTCACTTCACAGAATACAGGATTGACATCCATGCCTGCAACCACGCGGCACACACCGTGGGCTGTAGTGCTGCCACCTTCGTCTTTGCACGCACCATGCCACATA GAGAGGCTGATGGCATCCCAGGGAAGGTTACCTGGAAGGCAGCTGGCAAGAGCAGTGTCATCTTGCATTGGCTTGAGCCACCTGACCCCAATGGGCTCATCCTCAAGTATGAAATCAAGTACCGCCGGCTGGGAGAG GAGGCCACCGTGCTTTGTGTGTCCCGACTTCGCTACGCCAAAGTTGGCGGGGTCCACCTGGCCCTGCTGCCCCCTGGCAACTACTCTGCTAGAGTGCGAGCCACCTCCCTGGCCGGCAATGGCTCCTGGACAGAAGGTGTGGCCTTCTACATCAACGGCGCAG aggaagaggatgctggGGGACTGCGCATCCTCCTCACCGTCACCCCTGTGGGGTTCATGCTGATCATCATGCTTGCTGCCCTTGGGTTCTTCTACAGCAAGAAGAG AAACGGCACGATGTACACGTCTGTGAACCCTGAGTACTTCAGTGCTTCCCACA TGTACAGCCCTGACGAGTGGGAGGTTCCCCGGGAGCAGATAACCATCATCCGAGAACTGGGCCAAGGCTCTTTTGGGATGGTCTATGAGGGACTGGCACGAGGactggaggctggagaggagtCTACACCTGTAGCCCTGAAGACAGTGAATGAGCTGGCCAGTGCTCGGGAGCGCATTGAATTCCTCAAGGAGGCATCTGTCATGAAAGCATTCAAGTGTCACCATGTG GTTCGTCTCCTGGGTGTGGTGTCTCAGGGCCAGCCAACTCTGGTCATCATGGAGTTAATGACCCGTGGGGACCTCAAGAGCCATCTCCGATCTCTGAGACCTGAGGCAGAG AACAACCCTGGCCTCCCACAGCCAGCACTCTGTGACATGATACAGATGGCTGGTGAGATTGCAGATGGCATGGCCTACCTTGCTGCCAAGAAGTTTGTGCACCGGGACCTGGCAGCGCGCAACTGCATGGTGTCCCAGGACTTTACCGTCAAAATTGGTG ACTTCGGGATGACGCGGGATGTGTACGAGACCGACTATTACCGCAAGGGCGGAAAGGGACTGCTGCCCGTGCGCTGGATGGCCCCTGAGTCCCTAAAAGATGGAATCTTCACTACTCACTCAGATGTCTG